The window TTCGTCCAGAAATCCACAGGTGGTGCGGTCTGGAGCTGCGCTAAATGCGAGATAATCCACAGGGGAAAGATCGCGGAGAAAGTGCTCAAAGCTTTGATGGATGGCAGGGAAATCAACGATGTAAGGAAACTTGTGATGGATGCATGATCGTTTTGGATTATTGGCTCCAGGTCCTGCTTCTCGCGTTATTATTTGATATTTTGTTCGGGGAGCCGCCAGAGGTTATTCATCCGGTGGTGTGGATGGGAAAACTGATAGGTTTGCTTGTATCGCGCGCACCCCACAGCCACAGGAAGATGTACGGGTTTTTTATGGTCTTTTTCTGTGTGGGAATAGCGTTATTTGCAGGGTTGGTGCTGATTTCTCTGGGCAGGCCTGGTATGTTGGTTTCAGCTTTTTTCTTAAAATCCTGCTTTTCCATCCGGATGCTTCTGGTTTCCGCACTCGGGATAAGAAAAGACCTCGATGAAGGCAGGATTGAAAAGGTAAGAAAAGATTTGAGAACATTCGTTGGGAGAGACACCATGAAAATGAATATATACCAATCCGCTTCTGCTGTGATAGAATCACTGGCAGAAAGTTTTGTGGACGGCATCCTTTCACCGCTTTTTTATTTTTTATTATTCGGTCTTCCGGGCGCACTTGCCTACCGTATGGTCAATACCCTTGACTCCATGGTGGGTTACAAAAAAGAACCATTTATCGAACTTGGATATGTTGCTGCAA is drawn from Candidatus Methanoperedens sp. and contains these coding sequences:
- a CDS encoding cobalamin biosynthesis protein; amino-acid sequence: MIVLDYWLQVLLLALLFDILFGEPPEVIHPVVWMGKLIGLLVSRAPHSHRKMYGFFMVFFCVGIALFAGLVLISLGRPGMLVSAFFLKSCFSIRMLLVSALGIRKDLDEGRIEKVRKDLRTFVGRDTMKMNIYQSASAVIESLAESFVDGILSPLFYFLLFGLPGALAYRMVNTLDSMVGYKKEPFIELGYVAAKLDDLANWVPAWLSLVFIAIASIFFGKPWDAVRTCMKDHDKTASPNSGWPMSAVSGALQVRLEKVGYHVLGARYDEPRSFQIRKAVYIVGFSSFLVIAGSFLIGKVPLVKF